The DNA region AGATGATTGAGGTGTTGCAACAATATTGATCACTCAAACAAAAACCCCGGCACTTTGGCCGGGGTTTTTGTTTCATACCAAGCGCAGGACATTAATTTTCCGGCAACTCAATATTGGCGGGCGCCTGGCTGCCCACCGCGACAGTGCCATTGTTCAACACAAAGGTCACCACCTGGGCTTGCATTTCTGCCGTCACCTGGGGCGCGCCGCCCTCCGGGCGCAGCAGCGACGCATGGCCGCCCGCATTGAGTTTGACAAAACCAACACCCAACGCCGCGCTACCCGTTCCCAGTTGGGTAGCGCCCAACAACCTGGCCATGGCTTCGGTGCCGGTCAGGGGCGCCGAGGCGGCCCGGTTGGGGATCACCGCATCGTCTTTCACCTGTTGCAATAGCACGGGCGTACCCAGGCTCCCCAGGGTTTCAGAGAAATTTACCGGATCGGAAGAGTCCAGTGTGGATTGGGCCGCATACATAAAGCGCTCATAATTGGTCGTTCCCACCGTCACCCCACTGGCCGCCAAACCGCTGTTAATCACCGGCGCAAAGGTGTTGGAGTTAATCAGCACCTGGCTAACCTGGGTAGCCGCGGTCGACATAACAACCCCCTGTACCGGATTGAGGTTAGCGGTCAACCCCACCTGGGCATCACTGGCTATCGCCCGCTGGTTTACGGTCACAAACACATTACCCAATATACCGCCGAGGGACACCCCCACAACATTGACACGATTGAGGTTCAGGCCAAGATCCAATGCATCTTCCAGCAGGTCACTTAAATTGCCCAGACTGGCATTCAGGTTTAACAAATCCATCACCGCCTGGCGATTGTTATCGCGCGTATTGGCGAGATACCCCAGGTTGATAAATTGCGCACCCGAACCATCGGTTGCTCCCGGGTTATCAAAATTCATTGCCGCCGGTGCCCCACCGCTACCTGCCACATTGAAATGGCGCTCCTTAGGCGCGTTATCCCCATAGAGCGCAGCAAAGGGAATCGACTGGCTGCGCTCCACGTTAAGCACATTGACAAAGGCACTATTGGCCGGCACGCCATGCACCGGCAGGTCTATCGCCACAGTGGCCACACAGTTGCTGGCCAGGGTGTGGGCCAGGGCCAGCACCGAGGTGCGATCACTGGTAATACCATGGACATAAAGCACCACGGGATAGCCGGTAGCTGCATAAATTTGCCCGCAGTTGGCTGCCCCCGCATAACCGGGAACCCGGCTATTGGATGGCATGGTGACTTGCAGGGGGATAGAAACATCGGTGGTTTTGGCGGCAAACGGGTAGCGATAGGTCACGTTGTAAGTCCCATCCACATCCGCCGGTAACTCGCGGCCCAGGGCAGCGGCCAGTACCTGGTCAGGGCGCCAATTGCGCTGCAGGTAGTCGAACGAGCCCGCCTGGCTCGGTACAGACTGGTAATAGGGCAGTTTGATATAGCCGGTATATAGCGTGCCGACATTAGCGGCCAACTGGCTGCTAAACGCCGAGAAATCCACGCCGGTTAAAGTCGATAGCCCTAAAGAGCGCGCCTTGGGGGTTGGCAGGAGGTTATTGCCATCCAGTACTACCGCATTGCTAACGGCAGTCGCCGGCGCAACCCCGGCGGCAATCTGGGCTGCCGCCACCGCCGCGCGTGGCGCGGCCATGGCGATCAGCGGTGTTTGCGGATCGGTGGTGGTAAAGGTGTAAGTCAGCACTAACTTTTCTTTAGCGGCGGCAGGCGTAAGCTGGCCGCCACTGGCAGCGGCGAGGAACTGGCTGGCCAGGGTCTCCCAGCCGGTAATTGCCGCGCGCACCGGTAATAGCGCCCCCGGGACTGCGTAACTGGAATCGCGCAGGGCGTTATAAGACCAGGAGCGGGTCAACGCACTGCCGGACGCATCTTTCACATCGTCGGTGACAATCACCAGATACTTGCTCTTGGCCGCCAAAGGTTTGATGGGACGAATACGCAGGGTGTTGTTGCTGCCGCCATCCAGGGACACCACCTGGACATCAAAATTGGCCAGGGCCTTGATCCCTACGACATTGGCAGGATCGAGGGCATCATTGGTTCCGGTATCCAGCTGCACCAGGAATACCGTCTGCCCGGCAATTGCTGTCGCTGGATTAACACTACCACTCACCAGCACGTCGAAAAATGCCGAGGTAGAAAAGCCATCCAGCACATTGACAGCCGCCCGTACCGGGTCAGTAGGAGTGCCCACATCGGCAGTTCCATCGGTGGTAGCTGCCTTGGCAAAAATCAAATCGGAGTTAAAGGGTACATCGGAGATGATCGGGTCAAAACGGGGATGGGTGCCCACCACAAAGGCTTCAGGACCGCTTGGTGCCGGGGCTTTTTCCGTATCGCTACCACCACATCCCTGGAGAACCAGCAGGACAGTGGCCAAAGAAGACAGCAGGAACCGATTAGATTTATTGTTCATGATACTTTCCTGGATCAGGGGAGATTAAGATGTCTGACATGTGATTGTTATAAACAGACAAAGCCTTACGTGGCCATGGACAATGCCAATGGTAAAAAGTGTAGCCAGCTTTTGCCGATGTGCGAGCCTAAAATCCGGGAACCCGTTGGCGAAAAAGCAATTACTCGGAAAGGAACCATTACCGCTAAAAACAACAAAGGAGGCAAATGCCTCCTTTGAAAACAGAATTGCCACTCCACTTATACAGCGACTTCAGCGAGGTTCCCCTTTTCTTCAAGCCAGGTTTTGCGATCATTGGCGCGCTTTTTGGCGAGCATCATATCCATGATTTGCAGGGTTCCGTCAACGTCTTCGATAGTCAATTGCACCAAGCGGCGAGTGTCCGGGGCCATGGTGGTTTCGCGCAATTGCAGTGGATTCATTTCCCCAAGGCCTTTGAAGCGCTGTACATTCACCTTGCCCCTTTTATTCTCGGCGGCAATACGATTGAGAATGCCATTTTTTTCGCTTTCATCCAGCGCGTAGTACACATCTTTACCGATATCGATGCGATAAAGCGGCGGCATGGCCACAAAGACGTGGCCATTGCGCACCAACACGGGAAAATGTTTCACGAAGAGCGCACACAACAAGGTGGCAATATGCAAACCATCCGAGTCCGCATCGGCGAGAATACAAATTTTGTTGTAACGCAATTCGCTCAGGTCTTCGCTGCCGGGATCCATACCTATAGCAACAGAAATATCGTGAACCTCCTGACTAGCCAGGATCTCTGCTGAATCCACTTCCCAGGTATTCAGGATTTTTCCGCGCAACGGCATGATCGCCTGGAATTCACGGTCGCGCGCTTGCTTGGCCGATCCACCGGCGGAGTCACCCTCTACCAGGAAGAGTTCACTGCGCGAAGTATCGCCGCTGGAACAATCGGCCAATTTCCCAGGCAAGGCCGGCCCCTGGGTGACTTTTTTACGTGCAACTTTTTTACCCGAGCGCACACGCTTCTGCGCGTTACTGATACAAAACTCGGCAAGTTTATCGCCCTCTTCCGTGTGCTGGTTGAGCCAGAGGGCAAATGCATCCTTGGCAATTCCCGACACAAACGCTGCCGCTTCCCGTGAGGTCAACCGCTCTTTGGTCTGCCCGGAAAACTGCGGGTCATAATGTTTGTAGGAGAGCACAAAACAACAGTTATTCCACAGATCCTCGGGCGCCAATTTAATACCGCGCGGAATCAAATTGCGAAACTCACAGTAATCGCGCATGGCGTCCATCAGGCCGGTACGCAAACCATTAACATGGGTTCCGCCCTGGGCAGTGGGAATCAGGTTTACATAGCTTTCCTGCACCAGCTCACCACCTTCCGGCAGCCACTGTACCGCCCAGCTGATGGCTTCTGTCTCTGCCTTGAAATCGCCCACAAAGGGCTGCTCGGGCAAACTGATCCACTCCTGGGTTGCACCGGCAAGGTAATCTTTTAAACCATCTTCGTAATACCAGACATCTTTTTCACCGGTCGCTTCATCGAGGAAGCTCACCGTTAAACCCGGACACAATACAGCCTTCGCCCGCAGCACATGGCGCATGCGCGTAACCGAGAATTTGGGCGAATCGAAATACACAGGATTGGGCAGGAAACGCACACTGGTTCCCGTCTGGCGCTTGGGACAGGTATCGATAATGTCCAGATCGGTGGCTTTGTCGCCATTGGCAAAGCCCATGCGATAGACATTGCCATCGCGCTTGATGGTCACTTCCAACTGCTCGGACAGCGCGTTTACTACCGACACCCCTACACCGTGTAAACCACCGGAGAATTGGTAGTTTTTGTTAGAGAACTTTCCACCGGCATGCAGGGTACACAAAATCACTTCCACACCGGGCTTGCCCTGCTCCGGGTGAATATCCACCGGCATACCGCGACCATCGTCAGCCACGGTGACCGAGTTGTCTTTGTGGAGAATAACCTCAATGCTCTTTGCATGCCCTGCCAGGGCCTCGTCCACCGAGTTGTCGATAATTTCCTGGGCCAGGTGATTGGGTCGGGTTGTTTCGGTATACATCCCCGGGCGTTTTTTTACCGGGTCTAATCCTGTGAGTACTTCAATATCTTCTGCGGAATAATTAGCCATAAATCGTTATCAATCTCTCAATTACAAACAGCAGCAGCGCTATTCGCCACGCAAAAAAGCGAGGCCCTGAGCCAGGTAGCACTCAAAGCCCTGGAAACTGTGGTCGCCACCCTCTTCAATTGTCTGGCGGCAACCCTGGTATTTGGCGACAGCAGCGCGATAATCCAGCGTTTCATCACCGGTCTGCACCAGTAGCCAGTAATTGGCCAGGCGCGTCACCGGAATATCTGTCGCCATAATCTCATCAATGTGCCGTGCATTCAGGCGGTAGCTATCATCCGTGTGATACCCCTTGAGGTCAACCTCAAGATAGGCGGGCATAAAATCCTGCGGACGCACGGCCGGGTTTATCAACAGGGCGCGCAGATTATAGGTTTCAGCCAACCAGGTCGCCCAGAAACCACCCAGGGAACTGCCCATCAAATACACAGGCTGCGGCAGCAGGGACTCCACCATACTGGCCAGGGTATGGCGGGTTTGCTCCGGGTAGGGAGTCAGGTGCGGGCAGAAGTAGGTAATCTCAGGATGGTTACGGGCTAACCAGCCCTGTACCTGCTGTGCCTTGAACGACAGGGGAGAGCTTAAAAAACCGTGGATATACAGCACAGCCGCCATGGGTAAGCGATCAGTAACCGGCGGACTTGTAGTCGATGACGTACTGTTTTCCAGTCACCCGCTCAACCCCCGTTGCGAAGCTGCCATCCTCATTCAATTCAAACCAGCGATAGCCCGGCATAAGCGTATCCACCGCAAAGTTTTCACAATGGGGCTTGAACTGAACACAGGTGGAGGGGGTTGCATACAGGGCAATCTGTTTATGCCGGCTGGTAAACTCCTGGTGTACATGCCCCCAGGTAACCAATTTGACGTGAGGATGGGCATCCAACACTGCAAAAAACGCATCGGCGTTGCGCACTATGTATTGGTCAATCCAGGCACTTCCCACAGGTACCAACTGGTGGTGCAAGGACACAATCACATGCTTATCAGGATGCCTGGAAAGCATATTATCGAGGAAATCCAACTCGCTGGCCGCCAATTGACCATAAACCTGGCCCGGGACACTGGAGTCCAGAAGCACAATCAACCAATTACCCTGTTGCATCAGGCGCGCCTCAGCCAGAGATTGCAGGCTGCTGCTGGCCATGATATCGGAGGAATCGTGATTGCCCGGGAGCCAGCCAACCGGCTGGGAAAAGTAGCGGCGCACAATATCGGAGAAACGCTTGTAGCATTCAAGGTGGCCGGCACTGGCGATATCGCCAGTACACAGCAAAAGGTCAAAGTCCGGCTCATTCTCCCGGATAAGCTGCAATACATCCTCAAGGCTTTGATCAGTATTCAAACCTAGCAGCGACTCGCTTTGCAGCGGCCCCAGGTGGCAATCAGTAATCTGTATCAGGCGCACTGCGGCTGTGGTCCCTTGGCGAACTGTTTTGAAAACGAAGGATCTATTCGGGCGGCTTACGTCGCCAAACCCTGCAAACTATCCAGCAACGATATACGCTAATCCGGCTCTTCGCTAGCCTGCATTCCCGTTAAATAACAAAATTGCTTCATCCTTCAAGTGATGAGTCATCGACAATGTGACAAAGTCGACCAGCTGACTGATGCGGCCATCACAGCGCAATTCCCCTAATCGGCCAGAACCAGCGTTACATCATCAAGGCTATGGCCTTCTTCCAGGCAAAGCTTGAGCCACTCCCCCAGAAACTGGTTGATCTGCAATTTTTCGTCCGTCTGGTACATAGCGGGATTGGGGTAGTGGTAGCGCGGACGCAAACGTTTATGCCCCTCCCAGGCCAGCACTTCCGCAAGGCAGGCATCCAGGTAAATACGCACCGTCAGGCGCGGCATTTTCAACCACTCGGACGCCTGAGAGGACTGCAAGGTTAATACCAATGTTGTGGTATAGCGTGAGCGCTCAATTACCTGGATATGGTGCAGCCACTGAGTAGAACCCCGACTCACCATAAAGCGATAATCATCGGACTGCATACCCGCCAATAGTTTTTGAATGCGATAGTAATTGGCTTCGCATTCTGCCTGCTGCAAAGGTAAATTAACGTGGTAGGACTCTTTGGGAGCTACTTGTTGGCGGCGTGAATAGTCTTCGCGCAATCTGAACATAAAATATGAGAACCAGCCAAAAAATGAGGGCTCAGGAAAGTGATCGTTAACTCAAGTGTTAGCCAGACCTGCAGTTAAGTCAATTGCCGCAATGATTTATTCCTGGCCAGTCATTTGTGTGCGCAAGCGCGGGCGATTAGCCTGTAGCCATTGCAAACAAATCAAGGCCGCGGCGTTATTGAAGGCCCCACTGTATAGCTCTGCAAAGACATCCCCGGCAGTAAATACGTGCACGCGAATATCCTCGCCCTCCTCCGGCAAACCGTAGACACCGCCCGCCTGGCTGAGATCGCACAACCCACAAAAAAGATGCAGCTTCTCGTCACTGCCACCGGGACTGGACAGGTAATTACAAATGTACTCCATCCGGCAGGGCTCGACATTGGCCTCTTCGATTAGCTCGCGGCGCGCAACCTCTTCCGGGGATTCGCCCGGCTCCAACATACCGGCAACCACTTCGTAGCACCAGGGACCATTGATTTCATCCATGGCCCCTACACGGAATTGCTCTACCATACCAATCAAATCATGCTCAGGGTCATAGAGTACAACGGCAACCGCTTCACCGCGCACAAACAATTCGCGTCCAATTTCTTTACCCCAACCGCCGCCAAACAAACGATGCCGGAGAAAGACTTTTTCAACACGAAAAAAACGTTTATACAGCTGCTCGCGGCGAATGATTTCTACATCGCCACGGGTAAATACCGGTTTATCAATTGCCATTCCCTAAACCCTGTTAGACCTTGTGATAAAGTTCTGCGCCCTGCTCTATAAACTCGCGCGCTTTCTCTTGCATTTCGGCTTCGACA from Cellvibrio japonicus Ueda107 includes:
- a CDS encoding YqiA/YcfP family alpha/beta fold hydrolase, with the translated sequence MAAVLYIHGFLSSPLSFKAQQVQGWLARNHPEITYFCPHLTPYPEQTRHTLASMVESLLPQPVYLMGSSLGGFWATWLAETYNLRALLINPAVRPQDFMPAYLEVDLKGYHTDDSYRLNARHIDEIMATDIPVTRLANYWLLVQTGDETLDYRAAVAKYQGCRQTIEEGGDHSFQGFECYLAQGLAFLRGE
- a CDS encoding DUF1249 domain-containing protein codes for the protein MFRLREDYSRRQQVAPKESYHVNLPLQQAECEANYYRIQKLLAGMQSDDYRFMVSRGSTQWLHHIQVIERSRYTTTLVLTLQSSQASEWLKMPRLTVRIYLDACLAEVLAWEGHKRLRPRYHYPNPAMYQTDEKLQINQFLGEWLKLCLEEGHSLDDVTLVLAD
- the parE gene encoding DNA topoisomerase IV subunit B is translated as MANYSAEDIEVLTGLDPVKKRPGMYTETTRPNHLAQEIIDNSVDEALAGHAKSIEVILHKDNSVTVADDGRGMPVDIHPEQGKPGVEVILCTLHAGGKFSNKNYQFSGGLHGVGVSVVNALSEQLEVTIKRDGNVYRMGFANGDKATDLDIIDTCPKRQTGTSVRFLPNPVYFDSPKFSVTRMRHVLRAKAVLCPGLTVSFLDEATGEKDVWYYEDGLKDYLAGATQEWISLPEQPFVGDFKAETEAISWAVQWLPEGGELVQESYVNLIPTAQGGTHVNGLRTGLMDAMRDYCEFRNLIPRGIKLAPEDLWNNCCFVLSYKHYDPQFSGQTKERLTSREAAAFVSGIAKDAFALWLNQHTEEGDKLAEFCISNAQKRVRSGKKVARKKVTQGPALPGKLADCSSGDTSRSELFLVEGDSAGGSAKQARDREFQAIMPLRGKILNTWEVDSAEILASQEVHDISVAIGMDPGSEDLSELRYNKICILADADSDGLHIATLLCALFVKHFPVLVRNGHVFVAMPPLYRIDIGKDVYYALDESEKNGILNRIAAENKRGKVNVQRFKGLGEMNPLQLRETTMAPDTRRLVQLTIEDVDGTLQIMDMMLAKKRANDRKTWLEEKGNLAEVAV
- a CDS encoding NUDIX domain-containing protein encodes the protein MAIDKPVFTRGDVEIIRREQLYKRFFRVEKVFLRHRLFGGGWGKEIGRELFVRGEAVAVVLYDPEHDLIGMVEQFRVGAMDEINGPWCYEVVAGMLEPGESPEEVARRELIEEANVEPCRMEYICNYLSSPGGSDEKLHLFCGLCDLSQAGGVYGLPEEGEDIRVHVFTAGDVFAELYSGAFNNAAALICLQWLQANRPRLRTQMTGQE